A stretch of the Mesorhizobium huakuii genome encodes the following:
- a CDS encoding transporter substrate-binding domain-containing protein, whose translation MKLKVLSLLACLAASTGSALAAEGELSIGTEGAYPPWSMSDANGNVTGFDADVGALLCTKLEMKCHFVVQAFDGLIPALKAKRFDVIISGMSITADRKKEINFSVGYAELANMFVAPKGSDLAGVTDVDTLLKSLAGKKVGVQAGTTHAHFLEKRAPDADLKTYDTLDQMQIDLASGRIDAAFADQSALQDFLDKPDGKNFQLVGVQIKSTFDPTLGEGIGVGIAQENTELKAKIDKALCALIADGSVGNASKKWFKTDISRPCN comes from the coding sequence GGCAAGCACAGGAAGCGCATTGGCCGCGGAAGGTGAACTGTCCATCGGCACTGAGGGCGCGTATCCGCCATGGAGCATGTCCGACGCCAACGGCAACGTCACCGGTTTCGACGCGGATGTCGGCGCTTTGCTCTGCACCAAGCTTGAAATGAAGTGCCATTTCGTCGTGCAGGCTTTCGACGGCCTCATCCCGGCGCTGAAGGCCAAGCGCTTCGATGTTATCATCTCGGGGATGTCGATCACCGCCGACCGCAAGAAAGAGATCAATTTCAGCGTTGGCTACGCCGAACTCGCCAACATGTTCGTCGCCCCGAAGGGCTCGGATCTTGCAGGCGTCACCGACGTCGACACGCTGCTGAAATCCCTCGCGGGCAAGAAGGTCGGCGTGCAGGCCGGCACGACCCACGCCCACTTCCTCGAGAAGCGTGCGCCGGATGCCGATCTGAAGACCTACGACACTCTTGACCAGATGCAGATCGACCTGGCGAGCGGCCGGATCGACGCGGCCTTTGCCGATCAATCCGCACTGCAGGACTTCCTGGACAAGCCCGACGGCAAGAACTTCCAGCTGGTCGGCGTGCAGATCAAGAGCACCTTCGACCCGACGCTCGGCGAAGGCATCGGCGTCGGCATCGCGCAGGAAAACACCGAACTCAAGGCCAAGATCGACAAGGCGCTTTGCGCACTGATCGCCGATGGATCGGTCGGCAACGCCAGCAAGAAATGGTTCAAGACGGACATTTCCAGGCCCTGCAACTGA
- a CDS encoding ABC transporter permease: MEFGLWQVWEAGWVTAILRGAAVTIAVGLSSMVAGLLIGVVCGLIKWARIFPLSLLVDGYTSVVRGVPELLVIYLLFFSSVEFVTKVITAFGYAGLAESGYAFVIAVIAIGAISGAYSTEVIRGALASIPNGHIEAARALGLSGGRIFRRIIAPQMLRIAVPGINNVWQTTIKDTALVSVVGLQELMRISYIGANSTRHPFIFYLIAAVVYLVITLVSQAGFDGIERLLRLRARR, encoded by the coding sequence ATGGAATTCGGTCTCTGGCAGGTTTGGGAAGCTGGTTGGGTGACGGCCATTCTGCGCGGCGCTGCCGTGACGATCGCGGTGGGCTTGTCCAGTATGGTCGCCGGGCTGCTGATTGGCGTTGTCTGTGGTCTGATCAAATGGGCCAGGATATTTCCGCTCTCGCTCCTGGTGGACGGATATACGTCCGTGGTGCGGGGCGTTCCCGAGCTGCTCGTCATCTACCTTCTGTTTTTCAGTTCGGTTGAATTCGTCACGAAGGTCATCACGGCTTTCGGCTACGCCGGGCTGGCGGAAAGCGGCTACGCGTTCGTCATCGCGGTCATCGCCATCGGCGCGATCTCGGGCGCCTATTCGACCGAGGTGATCCGGGGCGCATTGGCGTCGATCCCCAACGGACACATCGAGGCCGCGCGTGCCCTTGGCCTGTCAGGTGGCCGTATCTTCCGCCGCATCATCGCCCCGCAGATGCTACGCATAGCTGTTCCAGGCATAAACAATGTCTGGCAGACCACGATCAAGGACACGGCCCTGGTTTCCGTGGTCGGGCTTCAGGAACTGATGCGCATTTCCTACATCGGCGCGAACTCCACACGCCATCCGTTTATCTTTTATCTGATTGCGGCTGTCGTCTATCTGGTCATCACGCTTGTCAGCCAGGCCGGCTTCGATGGGATCGAACGCCTGCTGCGGCTGCGGGCGAGGAGGTAG
- a CDS encoding ABC transporter permease, with protein sequence MELIQLAVPVLLKGLWVTAALTLVSVLIGFNLGLGLALMRLSSNAFAAGFAKYYSNVFRGTPLLVQIFIFYYGLGEVSLIRDNAVLWWVISDGSRCAVLALALNTAAYTSEILRGGLMSVPAGLVEAAQACGMSRILRFRRIEFPLAIRQALPAYGNELILVVKGTSLASTITVLEITGYAKRLMSQTFAIFEIFAIAGVLYLVVNLLLIAIIRSIERYLMRHEAQARQAISTPRIDGSAVI encoded by the coding sequence ATGGAACTCATCCAGCTTGCGGTTCCGGTTCTCCTAAAAGGCCTGTGGGTCACGGCCGCCCTGACGCTGGTCTCGGTGCTCATAGGCTTCAATCTCGGCCTGGGACTGGCGCTGATGAGGCTGTCGTCAAACGCCTTCGCGGCCGGCTTTGCCAAGTATTACAGCAATGTCTTTCGCGGCACGCCGCTGCTGGTCCAGATATTCATCTTCTACTACGGCCTCGGCGAGGTCAGCCTGATCAGGGACAACGCCGTTCTGTGGTGGGTGATCAGCGATGGTTCGCGCTGCGCCGTGCTGGCGTTGGCGCTCAACACCGCAGCTTACACGTCCGAGATCCTGCGCGGAGGGCTGATGTCGGTCCCGGCCGGCCTGGTCGAAGCAGCCCAGGCTTGCGGCATGTCGCGGATACTGCGCTTTCGCCGTATCGAGTTCCCGCTTGCGATACGCCAGGCGCTGCCGGCCTATGGCAACGAGCTCATTCTCGTCGTCAAGGGGACAAGCCTAGCCTCCACGATCACCGTGCTGGAAATCACCGGCTATGCCAAGCGGCTTATGAGCCAGACCTTCGCGATCTTCGAGATTTTCGCAATTGCGGGGGTCCTGTACCTGGTCGTCAACCTGTTGCTGATCGCGATCATCCGCTCGATAGAGCGGTACCTCATGAGGCACGAAGCACAGGCCCGCCAGGCCATTTCCACGCCGCGCATCGACGGATCGGCAGTGATTTAG
- a CDS encoding mechanosensitive ion channel family protein: MPLMIRRLGARNLARPAWRLVDLTAMFVLIARPLVFGIALLLAGPTQAQSPATVPPERVKQLFELLDDPSVKAWVAEQRKQDAGSTAAPAAAGASPADASSGAEAAPAQMNTMASSTLDRIKHHIERIVRTLPLLPGQFARVRAQTMEDMSSKGPAGVLVLIAIFIAAGLALTWATYKLTRPFRLWIIAQSKDTPIGRAKKIGGRLLYSSMLIVSFALGSAGAFMLFDWPMLIREIVLTFLMAAVFTWGVRTYVLALLVPSFMKVENAVEVRALPITNETADHWFYWLPRIVGVFAFFAAAFNLLPGLGIDRDGMMVLSLGADFVMLFLWLLAVWRRPRRAADGAHGSGHAGVTWLLTAYFVVLFLERIAGLYTWFWFTFAAFVLPLAIVLTQRGVNFVLRPGSEDAGRPTIPAVTIAVIDRGIRMILILAAAYFLARVWGLDMQSMRESDTTTMLILSGLINVVVIALAADFGWSIIKALIERKLGIHTPHAVIGDEDILTLDPHQARLHTLLPIIQNILLAVIIVMAVLMMLASIGIQIGPLIAGAGVVGVAVGFGAQTIVKDVISGVFYLLDDAFRVGEYISSGSYRGTVESFSLRSVKLRHHRGPLFTIPFGELGAVQNQSRDWVTDKFNVTVGYDTDIELARKLIKRIGLELAEDPEFKHWVIEPIKMQGVQEFGEYGIVLRVKVTTRPGGAFSMKGRFFLRLRQAFKEQGIELPFPTVHVQGLQNPHEAENAPLEITPELRMAVAQSHTNRRRKKSTTTE, encoded by the coding sequence ATGCCACTCATGATTCGACGATTGGGAGCCAGGAACCTGGCGCGCCCGGCATGGCGTCTCGTAGATCTGACGGCGATGTTTGTCCTGATCGCCAGGCCGCTCGTCTTTGGGATCGCCCTCCTGTTGGCTGGTCCGACACAGGCGCAGTCACCGGCGACCGTCCCGCCTGAGAGGGTCAAACAGCTGTTCGAGCTTCTCGACGATCCGTCAGTGAAGGCCTGGGTGGCCGAACAACGAAAACAGGACGCCGGGTCAACGGCAGCGCCTGCCGCGGCAGGCGCTTCACCGGCCGACGCATCGTCCGGCGCCGAGGCCGCACCAGCCCAGATGAATACGATGGCATCCTCGACGCTCGACCGGATCAAGCATCATATCGAAAGAATCGTGCGCACTTTGCCCCTGCTGCCAGGCCAGTTCGCGCGCGTTCGGGCACAGACCATGGAGGATATGTCCAGCAAAGGGCCTGCCGGCGTATTGGTGCTGATTGCGATATTCATCGCGGCCGGCCTGGCACTGACTTGGGCGACATACAAGCTCACCCGCCCATTTCGTCTTTGGATCATCGCGCAATCGAAGGATACGCCCATTGGGCGAGCCAAGAAGATTGGTGGCCGCCTGCTTTATTCCAGCATGCTGATCGTCTCGTTCGCACTGGGCAGCGCCGGCGCGTTCATGCTGTTCGACTGGCCAATGCTGATCCGCGAGATTGTGCTGACATTTCTGATGGCTGCAGTCTTCACATGGGGCGTGCGCACTTACGTTTTAGCCCTGCTCGTCCCTTCCTTCATGAAGGTCGAGAACGCCGTCGAGGTTCGCGCCTTGCCGATCACCAACGAAACGGCTGACCATTGGTTCTATTGGCTACCCCGGATCGTCGGCGTCTTCGCCTTCTTCGCCGCCGCCTTTAACCTCTTGCCCGGTCTCGGCATCGATCGGGACGGAATGATGGTCCTGTCTCTGGGCGCCGATTTCGTGATGCTGTTTCTGTGGCTGCTTGCCGTTTGGCGGCGACCAAGAAGGGCGGCGGATGGTGCGCACGGTAGCGGTCATGCGGGCGTGACCTGGTTATTGACCGCTTATTTCGTCGTTCTGTTCCTGGAACGCATCGCCGGCCTGTATACATGGTTCTGGTTCACCTTCGCCGCATTCGTCCTGCCCTTGGCAATCGTGCTGACGCAGCGTGGGGTTAATTTCGTCCTGCGGCCGGGTTCGGAAGATGCTGGCCGGCCGACGATCCCGGCGGTGACGATCGCTGTCATCGATCGCGGTATCAGGATGATCTTGATCCTGGCGGCGGCTTACTTTCTCGCGCGTGTCTGGGGTCTGGACATGCAATCCATGCGGGAGAGCGATACGACGACCATGCTCATATTGAGCGGCTTGATCAATGTCGTGGTCATTGCGCTTGCAGCCGATTTCGGCTGGTCGATCATCAAAGCTTTGATCGAACGAAAGCTGGGCATCCACACACCGCATGCGGTGATCGGCGATGAGGACATCCTGACCCTCGATCCGCATCAGGCGCGGCTGCACACGCTGTTGCCGATCATCCAGAACATTCTGCTCGCGGTGATCATCGTGATGGCGGTGCTGATGATGCTCGCCTCGATTGGAATCCAGATCGGCCCGCTGATCGCCGGCGCTGGCGTCGTCGGCGTCGCTGTGGGTTTTGGCGCACAAACCATCGTCAAGGATGTGATCTCAGGCGTGTTTTATCTGCTCGACGATGCTTTTCGTGTCGGCGAATATATCTCATCGGGCAGCTACAGGGGTACGGTGGAGAGCTTTTCGCTGCGCTCGGTGAAGCTGCGCCACCATCGTGGCCCGTTGTTCACAATACCTTTCGGCGAACTCGGGGCGGTGCAGAACCAGAGCCGCGACTGGGTCACCGACAAGTTCAACGTCACCGTCGGCTATGACACCGATATCGAGCTCGCGCGCAAGCTGATCAAGCGGATAGGCCTCGAACTGGCGGAAGATCCAGAATTCAAACACTGGGTGATCGAACCGATCAAGATGCAGGGCGTACAGGAGTTCGGCGAGTACGGCATCGTATTGAGGGTCAAGGTCACAACCAGACCGGGAGGTGCCTTCAGCATGAAAGGCAGATTCTTCCTACGCCTCCGCCAAGCCTTCAAGGAGCAGGGCATCGAACTCCCGTTCCCCACCGTCCACGTCCAGGGGCTGCAGAACCCACACGAGGCAGAGAATGCGCCTTTGGAGATCACACCCGAATTAAGAATGGCCGTCGCGCAATCGCACACCAATCGGCGCAGAAAGAAAAGCACTACAACCGAGTAG
- a CDS encoding SAM-dependent methyltransferase produces MAKDNANGGSASEALAWTALWNAASGCGSGSRPINPQSLRALPAGRKGVRKAAKVIFDGLMVGSQSAPAQLAARWDRFGGAITELIVELGKIWGDLAAGRRVQYQLEQMLLDSDDLAEPRRLALTLGIRVDARNPTSTELPEGVDQIYAWLMMDGQTEARVQFGALGTVTRRHWLELTPDFVPPERLEHRSDRDSHFAKLARLAAQAQELVRSSAEPIEPLPARRRTLAADAHDKDRTSFWDRHFATEDPWKYGSPYEQEKYERQLEILPAGAIGRALELACAEGHFTRQLAPRVGHLTATDISAVAIGRARARCGDQPNVEFGVLDFSADTLPGEMDLIVCSEVLYYLDDLAELRRVAKKLAEALAPGGSFISAHAFVLRDNVERTGFDWNTFGAQAISEALAATDGLVLEQSIQTELYRIDRFRRLSPDEVAAEPRIDHVPIRAPIEIGVARKIVWGGARALRRDVARSERRQRVPVLMYHSIADDGPAALARFRCTPALFGSQMAWLRANGFHAIASEQLEWSIANREPFAGRPVLITFDDGFQNFADHAWPILRANDLTAEVFLVTDLVGESARWDAHSGPPTPLMDAGTVRRLAGEGAFFGSHMATHRAIDGLSSSDLAAELLRSRMFIERWTGRPTTAFAAPFSVTDRRLGRLARECGYRIGFGGRHGPAGLDGDPIDLPRIEIRGDRSLDDFVAIVEAVLDER; encoded by the coding sequence ATGGCCAAGGATAATGCGAACGGCGGTAGCGCTTCCGAAGCCCTTGCGTGGACCGCGTTGTGGAATGCCGCGTCGGGTTGCGGCAGCGGCTCGCGCCCGATCAACCCGCAGTCCCTGCGCGCGCTGCCGGCAGGGCGGAAAGGGGTGCGCAAGGCCGCCAAGGTGATCTTCGATGGCCTTATGGTCGGAAGCCAGTCGGCGCCAGCGCAATTGGCTGCCAGGTGGGACAGGTTCGGCGGGGCCATCACCGAGTTGATCGTCGAACTCGGCAAGATCTGGGGCGATCTCGCAGCGGGTCGCCGCGTCCAGTATCAGCTTGAGCAAATGCTTCTCGACTCCGACGACCTTGCCGAGCCGCGCAGACTAGCACTGACACTCGGAATTCGCGTCGACGCTCGAAATCCGACCTCGACCGAACTTCCGGAAGGGGTAGATCAGATCTACGCCTGGCTGATGATGGACGGCCAGACAGAGGCCCGCGTGCAGTTCGGCGCACTCGGGACTGTCACAAGGCGTCATTGGCTTGAATTGACCCCGGATTTCGTGCCCCCTGAGCGGCTTGAACACCGGTCTGATCGGGACAGCCACTTCGCCAAACTCGCGCGATTGGCCGCACAAGCGCAGGAGCTGGTCCGGTCGAGTGCCGAGCCTATAGAGCCTCTTCCCGCGCGGCGCCGGACACTGGCCGCGGATGCGCACGACAAGGATCGCACGTCGTTCTGGGATCGCCATTTCGCGACCGAGGATCCCTGGAAGTACGGTTCTCCCTATGAGCAGGAAAAATATGAGCGGCAGCTCGAAATTCTGCCTGCTGGTGCCATCGGACGGGCGCTTGAGCTGGCCTGCGCGGAGGGCCACTTCACGCGGCAGCTGGCGCCGCGAGTGGGCCATTTGACCGCAACTGACATCTCGGCCGTAGCCATCGGGCGGGCGCGGGCGCGATGCGGCGATCAGCCGAATGTCGAGTTCGGCGTACTGGATTTCTCTGCCGATACGCTGCCTGGCGAGATGGATCTGATCGTCTGTTCGGAAGTGCTGTACTACCTGGATGATCTCGCCGAGTTGCGGCGCGTCGCTAAAAAACTCGCCGAGGCGTTGGCGCCTGGCGGCAGTTTCATCAGCGCGCATGCATTCGTGCTGCGTGACAATGTTGAAAGGACGGGCTTCGACTGGAACACATTCGGTGCACAAGCGATCTCAGAGGCACTGGCAGCGACCGACGGCCTCGTCCTCGAGCAATCGATCCAGACCGAGCTTTATCGCATAGACCGCTTCCGCCGCCTGTCACCAGACGAGGTGGCGGCGGAACCGAGGATTGATCATGTGCCGATCCGCGCGCCCATCGAAATCGGGGTCGCGCGAAAAATCGTCTGGGGCGGGGCGCGGGCCTTGCGCCGCGACGTCGCCCGCAGCGAGCGGCGGCAGCGTGTTCCTGTCCTCATGTATCACAGCATCGCCGATGATGGTCCGGCCGCGCTCGCCCGTTTTCGGTGTACGCCCGCCCTATTCGGCAGCCAGATGGCATGGCTGCGCGCCAATGGCTTTCACGCGATTGCGTCCGAGCAGCTGGAATGGTCCATCGCCAACCGTGAGCCTTTCGCTGGCCGCCCGGTGCTCATCACCTTCGATGACGGCTTCCAGAACTTTGCCGACCATGCCTGGCCGATCTTGCGCGCCAACGACCTGACCGCGGAGGTGTTCCTGGTGACGGACCTGGTGGGTGAAAGTGCACGGTGGGACGCCCACAGCGGTCCGCCGACGCCGCTTATGGACGCCGGGACGGTGCGACGCCTCGCTGGCGAGGGTGCCTTCTTCGGAAGCCATATGGCGACGCATCGCGCGATCGATGGTCTGTCGAGCTCTGACCTGGCCGCCGAGCTCCTGCGCTCCCGTATGTTCATCGAACGGTGGACTGGCCGGCCGACCACGGCGTTCGCGGCACCCTTCTCTGTCACCGACCGACGGCTTGGCCGGCTGGCCAGGGAGTGCGGCTACCGGATCGGCTTCGGCGGCAGACACGGGCCGGCGGGCCTCGATGGCGATCCCATCGACCTTCCACGCATCGAGATCCGCGGGGATCGCTCGCTCGATGACTTTGTTGCCATTGTCGAGGCCGTGCTCGATGAACGGTGA
- a CDS encoding redoxin domain-containing protein — translation MSAPSDLVPLQPGDRAPNVVLDAITQEGKIALDDFRGQKPVLVGLFRGLHCAFCRRHIAAQARLDPELREKGVESLTVVNTPIERARLYFRYHPMPNLLAASDPERASHRAFGLPNLEFTENETNWPYKVAMAAAKGLRVDIPGVLPGPMDPFAAGEFLEKKDPYEVTEADEQMMATGHGQLVGQFLLDRQGIVRWSFTEVPEGGRYMFGAPNPRELMSAVSQVAQ, via the coding sequence ATGTCCGCGCCTAGTGACTTGGTACCGCTTCAACCGGGTGACCGCGCGCCGAACGTGGTACTCGACGCCATTACCCAGGAAGGCAAGATCGCCCTTGACGACTTTCGTGGACAAAAGCCAGTGCTGGTCGGCCTGTTTCGAGGTCTGCATTGCGCGTTTTGCCGGCGCCATATAGCCGCCCAAGCGCGGCTTGATCCGGAGCTGCGCGAAAAGGGTGTGGAGAGCCTGACGGTGGTCAACACGCCGATCGAGCGGGCGCGTCTCTATTTCCGCTACCACCCAATGCCGAATCTGCTTGCGGCTTCCGACCCCGAACGCGCTTCACATCGTGCTTTTGGACTGCCCAATCTCGAATTCACCGAAAACGAGACGAACTGGCCGTACAAGGTCGCGATGGCAGCGGCAAAGGGCTTGCGGGTCGACATACCAGGCGTGCTGCCCGGCCCAATGGATCCTTTTGCGGCCGGCGAGTTCCTAGAGAAGAAGGACCCCTACGAAGTGACCGAAGCCGACGAGCAGATGATGGCAACGGGACACGGACAACTGGTCGGTCAGTTCCTGCTGGACCGGCAGGGGATCGTGCGCTGGAGCTTCACGGAGGTTCCGGAGGGCGGGCGATACATGTTTGGGGCGCCAAACCCACGGGAGCTGATGTCGGCCGTGTCGCAAGTCGCCCAGTAG